The genome window CTGGGCTCGGGTCGAGATCCGGGCGCCGATGAGCGGCGTGATCCTGGAGAAGAACATCGTCGTCGGCGATATCGTCGACACCTCGACCGACCTGTTCAAGATCGGCCAGCTCTCACAGCTCGCCGTCTGGGCCCACATCTACGAAGAAGACCTGCCGCTGCTGAAGAGCTGCCCGCGTCCAACGGAGTGGACGATCTCGCCGCCGTCGAATCCCGGCGCGACGTTCACCGGGACGCTCGATAAGGTCAGCGCTGTCATCGATCCGGTGCAGCACACCGCCCTCGTGACCGGCCGCGTCGACAACTCCGCCGGCGACCTCAAGATCGGCCAGTTCGTGACCGTCACGATCAAGGTCCCCCCTTCGGAGCAGGAGCTTCAACTGCCGGCGACGGCGGTCGTCGAGAATGGCTGGCAGAGTGTCGTCTTCGTGCAGCCTAGGGCGAGCGAAGGGACCTACATCCGCCGGCCGGTCCAGGTCGTCCGCCGGTTCCGGGATGAGGTCTTCGTCCACACCGGCCAGAACGGCCTCCTGCCGGGGGACGTCATCGTCACCTCGGGAGCCCTGATGCTCCAGAACGCGATGGACCAACTCGCCCCCCCCGCGACGACCGCCTCGAGCGAAGAGGAGACGGACGGGGACCTCTCGGCCCGAACGCCGGCCGCGACTTCCCCCGCCGCTCCCGCCTCCGTTGTGCATTCCAAACATCAGGGCTGACGGCGTCGGCCCATCGTCCCGCCCCCTTGCGATTCGTCGACTCCCTCCCGCCTCCGTTTCGTTCGTCCCCCTTCTCTCCACGTGGAGCGCCCCGCGGCCCAGGATGGGTCCGCCGCGCTCACACCTTTCGATCGATCACCGATGATCCGCAAACTCCTCGACTGGGCGGTCTCCAATCCGCTGATCGTGATGATCCTGACGACCGGGCTCATCATCGGAGGCGGCTATGCGTTCACGCACGTCAACATCGAGGCGTACCCCGACCCGACTCCGCCGATCATCGACGTCGTGGCCCAGTTCCCGGGGGCGAGCGCGGGACAGGTGGAACGGCAGGTCACGATCCCGCTCGAAGTCGCTCTGGCCGGGATGCCCGGACTCGACACGACCCGCAGCCAGTCCCTCTTCGGCCTGGCGCAGCTCCGCAACCAGTTCACGTACGCCACCGACTACTGGCAGGCCCGGCAGGAAGTCCTGAACCGGCTGGGGAGCGTGACGCTTCCGGCCGGGGTCGAGGCCGGGATCTCGCCCGCTTCGCCGATCGGGGAAGTCCTCCGCTTCACGCTGGAGAACCCCAAGGATCCGGAGACCGGAAAGCCGGTCTACACGCTGAACGACCTGCAGTCGGTGGAAGACTTCATCGTCGAGCGCGAGCTTCGCCGCGTCCCCGGCGTGGCGGGGGTCAGCGGCGTCGGCGGGACCGTGAAGCGGTACGAGATCCAGCCGGACCCGAACCGGCTGCGGCACTACGGCATCAAGCTCGAACAGCTCGAACAGGCCCTCGACCGGGCCAACGCCAACGGAAGCGGCGACAACCTGGTCCAGGGGGAACAGACCAGCGTCGTCCGCTCGCTGGGCCAGTTCGGCCTGGGACATGACCCGCAGCAGCTCGTCCTGGGACTGCAGGATCCGGTCGAGGCCGCCAAGGTGCTCCGGGCCGAGGAAGCCCGCCGGTGCCTCGAGATCCGGCAGGTCGTCCTGGCGACCGTCAACAACGTTCCGGTCCGCGTGGACCAGGTGGTCGACGGCGGACCGGTGCTGAACGCCGACGGGACCTCCCGCGTCGACGACGCGACGCTCGCCAGCCGCGGCGTCATCGTCGGCCAGAAGACCCGCCTCGGCCTCGCGGCGATCAGCTACCCCAGGACCGGAGCCGACGGGAAGCCTCTGACGACCGCCGACGGCGCCACGGTGTGGCAGGATGAGGAAGACGTCGTCCAGGGGATCGTGCTGCTCTACAAGGGAG of Planctomyces sp. SH-PL14 contains these proteins:
- a CDS encoding efflux RND transporter periplasmic adaptor subunit produces the protein MSAKKVVTILLGGAALAAGGAAYQRHHQSAGTPASTAAVATAAPEASLPPVERSGRDSLTVPPQIAEKMKLGTAIAQSPCQPVALPPFQGVLALDNDHLSRVHARFAGEVVEIGHSTDGSDPTLRVGDQVKQGDLLAVVWSTDLGQKKSELVDAVGKLHAEEALRDRLKTLFEGGAGSGRSYRDADKEVQARLVEIASVERTLRTWRLTDEDIAAIRAEVEHVADPKYQSDDRNGWARVEIRAPMSGVILEKNIVVGDIVDTSTDLFKIGQLSQLAVWAHIYEEDLPLLKSCPRPTEWTISPPSNPGATFTGTLDKVSAVIDPVQHTALVTGRVDNSAGDLKIGQFVTVTIKVPPSEQELQLPATAVVENGWQSVVFVQPRASEGTYIRRPVQVVRRFRDEVFVHTGQNGLLPGDVIVTSGALMLQNAMDQLAPPATTASSEEETDGDLSARTPAATSPAAPASVVHSKHQG